In the Thiomicrorhabdus sp. genome, one interval contains:
- a CDS encoding carboxymuconolactone decarboxylase family protein: MTTNDSERFQRGLKKLKEIDGQAGENVIQSLKHFAPGLARYTIEYPFGDVYSRPGLDLKFREIATVAALTAMGHAAPQLKVHINAALNVGCSVTEIMEVIIQMSVYAGFPAALNGAFTAEEVFLERGLIEKPTSKS, encoded by the coding sequence ATGACAACGAACGATAGCGAGCGCTTTCAGCGAGGGCTCAAGAAACTGAAAGAAATCGACGGCCAGGCAGGGGAAAACGTGATTCAATCGCTGAAGCATTTTGCACCGGGTTTGGCCCGCTATACGATTGAGTACCCGTTTGGGGATGTTTATAGTCGTCCGGGGTTGGACTTGAAATTCCGGGAAATCGCCACGGTCGCGGCATTAACGGCAATGGGACATGCGGCACCTCAACTCAAAGTACATATTAATGCAGCGTTGAATGTGGGATGCAGTGTTACCGAGATCATGGAGGTCATTATTCAAATGTCCGTGTATGCCGGGTTTCCGGCAGCATTGAACGGAGCTTTTACTGCGGAAGAGGTATTTTTGGAACGAGGGCTGATTGAAAAGCCGACATCCAAAAGCTAG